One genomic segment of Micromonospora sp. WMMC415 includes these proteins:
- a CDS encoding sirohydrochlorin chelatase, translated as MVLVAHGSRDPRAAEATRALARAVSAARPGLRVLPSWLDHTRPGPTEVLRELGAAGHRRVVLVPLLLTAAYHRRVDIPAAVAAARETVPGLAVRVTDVLGPATADVDHALLAGLRRRLAEAGPGGYDALVLAAAGTRDPAARASVGRVAAALGTALSAPTRVSYASAAPPAAGAAVAHLRARGARRVAVAAYFLAPGLFHDATTVSARDAGAVAVAAPLTDAPELADLVLRRVDAVQGRARSVR; from the coding sequence GTGGTCCTGGTCGCACACGGCAGCCGGGACCCGCGGGCCGCCGAGGCGACCCGTGCGCTGGCCCGGGCGGTGTCGGCCGCCCGGCCCGGCCTGCGGGTGCTGCCGAGCTGGCTCGACCACACCCGTCCGGGGCCGACCGAGGTGCTGCGCGAGCTGGGCGCGGCCGGGCATCGCCGCGTTGTCCTGGTGCCGCTGCTGCTCACCGCCGCGTACCACCGGCGGGTGGACATCCCGGCGGCGGTGGCCGCGGCCCGCGAGACGGTGCCCGGCCTGGCGGTACGGGTGACCGACGTGCTGGGCCCGGCCACCGCGGACGTCGACCACGCCCTGCTGGCGGGGCTGCGACGGCGTCTCGCCGAGGCCGGGCCCGGCGGGTACGACGCCCTGGTGCTCGCGGCGGCGGGCACCCGGGACCCGGCCGCGCGTGCCTCGGTGGGACGGGTCGCCGCGGCCCTCGGTACGGCGCTGAGCGCCCCGACGCGGGTCTCGTACGCCTCCGCCGCGCCGCCGGCGGCCGGGGCCGCCGTGGCGCACCTCCGGGCCCGTGGCGCGCGGCGCGTGGCGGTCGCGGCGTACTTCCTCGCGCCCGGCCTGTTCCATGACGCGACGACCGTGTCGGCGCGGGACGCCGGCGCCGTGGCGGTGGCCGCCCCGCTAACCGACGCCCCGGAACTCGCCGACCTGGTCCTCCGCCGGGTGGACGCGGTGCAGGGGCGGGCCCGCTCTGTCCGGTAG
- a CDS encoding WhiB family transcriptional regulator, with the protein MDWRHHAVCRDEDPELFFPIGTSGPALLQVEQAKAVCRRCSVTDQCLQWALESGQDAGVWGGMSEEERRAVKRRGGLRVLRAHSA; encoded by the coding sequence ATGGACTGGCGTCACCATGCTGTCTGCCGCGACGAGGACCCGGAGCTGTTCTTCCCGATCGGGACGTCCGGTCCGGCTCTCCTGCAGGTCGAGCAGGCCAAGGCCGTCTGCCGGCGCTGCTCCGTGACCGACCAGTGCCTGCAGTGGGCGCTCGAGTCGGGTCAGGACGCCGGCGTCTGGGGCGGGATGAGCGAGGAGGAGCGGCGCGCTGTCAAGCGTCGCGGCGGCCTCCGGGTGCTGCGCGCTCACTCCGCCTGA
- a CDS encoding diacylglycerol kinase family protein has translation MRAVLVVNPKATTTSERSRDVLVRALRSEVDLSVRYTRRRGHAMALAREAAEEGVDLVVTLGGDGTVNEVVNGLMAAQPPTVPAGASPADRLPALATVPGGSTNVFARALGLPREWPEGTSMILEGLRLGRHRTIGLGRADDRYFTFCAGFGVDAAVIHRVEQARRRGRVSTPALYFRSTVAQYFLGSDRRHPAICLERPGEVAEEQLATVIIQNTAPWTYLGDREVNPNPEASFDLGLDVFALRQLRVASTTRTVSQFFSRQADPHGKQVLRLHDVAEFTLVARRAQAFQLDGEYLGEREKVRFTSVPAALRVIC, from the coding sequence ATGCGGGCCGTCCTGGTGGTCAACCCGAAGGCCACCACCACCAGCGAGCGCAGCCGGGACGTGCTGGTCCGGGCGCTGCGCAGCGAAGTCGACCTCTCCGTGCGGTACACGCGACGCCGGGGGCACGCCATGGCCCTGGCCCGCGAGGCGGCCGAGGAGGGCGTCGACCTGGTGGTCACCCTCGGCGGCGACGGCACCGTCAACGAGGTGGTCAACGGCCTGATGGCGGCGCAGCCGCCGACCGTACCGGCCGGGGCGTCCCCGGCCGACCGGTTGCCCGCGCTGGCCACCGTGCCGGGCGGCTCCACGAACGTCTTCGCCCGGGCCCTCGGCCTGCCCCGGGAGTGGCCGGAGGGGACCAGCATGATCCTCGAAGGTCTGCGCCTGGGCCGGCACCGCACGATCGGTCTCGGCCGGGCGGACGACCGCTACTTCACGTTCTGCGCGGGCTTCGGCGTCGACGCGGCCGTCATCCACCGCGTCGAGCAGGCCCGCCGGCGGGGACGCGTCTCCACCCCCGCCCTCTACTTCCGGTCGACCGTCGCCCAGTACTTCCTCGGCTCAGACCGCCGCCATCCCGCCATCTGCCTGGAGCGGCCGGGCGAGGTCGCCGAGGAACAGCTGGCGACCGTCATCATCCAGAACACGGCACCGTGGACCTACCTGGGCGACCGGGAGGTGAACCCGAATCCGGAGGCGTCGTTCGACCTGGGCCTCGACGTGTTCGCGCTTCGCCAACTCCGGGTGGCCAGCACGACACGGACGGTGAGCCAGTTCTTCTCCCGGCAGGCCGATCCGCACGGCAAGCAGGTGCTCCGGCTCCACGACGTGGCCGAGTTCACCCTGGTGGCGCGCCGCGCCCAGGCCTTCCAACTCGACGGCGAGTACCTGGGCGAGCGGGAGAAAGTCAGATTTACCTCCGTACCCGCGGCACTGAGAGTAATCTGCTAG
- a CDS encoding ATP-binding protein, whose translation MTPTTGEPTTDDDVVHLTVPADGGYLGVLRTATAGLAARLQFALDEIEDLRIAVDEACAMLLAIATRDAELDCRFSVTDDALTVEVTVPTVGGAKLPAESSFAWKVLTALTTSASATATDGRATISLLTRRASGW comes from the coding sequence GTGACTCCAACGACCGGCGAGCCGACGACCGACGACGACGTGGTGCACCTGACGGTGCCCGCCGACGGCGGCTACCTGGGGGTGCTCCGCACCGCCACCGCCGGGCTCGCGGCGCGGCTCCAGTTCGCCCTCGACGAGATCGAGGATCTCCGCATCGCGGTCGACGAGGCCTGCGCGATGCTGCTCGCGATCGCCACCCGGGACGCCGAGCTGGACTGCCGGTTCTCGGTCACCGACGACGCGCTCACCGTCGAGGTCACCGTGCCGACCGTCGGTGGGGCGAAGCTGCCGGCCGAGTCGTCCTTCGCCTGGAAGGTGCTGACCGCGCTGACCACCTCGGCCTCCGCGACCGCCACCGACGGTCGGGCCACGATCTCGCTGCTGACCCGCCGCGCCTCCGGTTGGTGA
- the sodN gene encoding superoxide dismutase, Ni encodes MRLPRILTPRVTASAHCDLPCGVYDPAQARIEAESVKMICEKYQANTDPEYRTRAIIIKEQRAELVKHHLWVLWTDYFKPAHFEKYPHLHQLFNETTKLAGAAGAKGATDPAKADQLLQKIDEIAKIFWETKQA; translated from the coding sequence ATGCGACTTCCGCGCATCCTTACGCCCCGCGTGACCGCCAGCGCCCACTGCGACCTGCCGTGCGGCGTCTACGACCCGGCGCAGGCCCGGATCGAGGCCGAGTCGGTGAAAATGATCTGCGAGAAGTACCAGGCCAACACCGACCCGGAGTACCGCACCCGCGCCATCATCATCAAGGAGCAGCGCGCCGAGCTGGTCAAGCACCACCTCTGGGTGCTCTGGACCGACTACTTCAAGCCGGCCCACTTCGAGAAGTACCCGCACCTGCACCAGCTCTTCAACGAGACCACCAAGCTGGCCGGCGCGGCCGGCGCCAAGGGGGCGACCGACCCGGCCAAGGCCGACCAGCTGCTCCAGAAGATCGACGAGATCGCCAAGATCTTCTGGGAGACCAAGCAGGCATGA
- a CDS encoding S24/S26 family peptidase, translating into MSAQRPAGGSRLRWPLGAVLVTGPSMVPTLRHGDAVLVRRGARRVRPGDVVVAVFRSRPDLLVVKRAVRPEEGGWWLAGDNPLVTDDSRAYGVADVRARVVARYWPRPRLFSRRRV; encoded by the coding sequence ATGTCCGCCCAACGTCCGGCCGGCGGCTCCCGGCTGCGGTGGCCGCTGGGGGCCGTGCTGGTGACCGGGCCCTCGATGGTGCCGACGCTGCGGCACGGCGACGCCGTCCTGGTGCGGCGCGGCGCCCGTCGCGTCCGCCCCGGGGACGTCGTGGTCGCGGTTTTCCGCAGCCGCCCCGACCTGCTGGTCGTCAAGCGCGCCGTCCGTCCCGAGGAGGGCGGCTGGTGGCTCGCCGGCGACAACCCTCTGGTCACCGACGACTCGCGGGCGTACGGGGTGGCGGACGTGCGGGCACGGGTGGTGGCGCGCTACTGGCCGCGCCCCCGGCTCTTCAGTCGCCGTCGAGTATGA
- a CDS encoding NADP-dependent malic enzyme, translating to MSPSTVDPADPVFRLHRGGKMAVASTVPLTSREDLSLAYTPGVARVCEAIAADARLADEYTWTGHTVAVVTDGSAVLGLGNIGPRAALPVMEGKAVLFKQFGGVDAVPVCLDTQDVDEIVAVVRALAPSFGGINLEDISAPRCFEIERRLDEALDIPVFHDDQHGTAIVVLAALRNAATLLNRKLGDLRVGVSGAGAAGVAVTKMLIAGGVNPEQVVVCDSRGIIGPHREGLTGTKAELAELTNADGRQGDITEALRGADVLIGVSGGEIPEAAVAGMAPGGIVFALANPTPEVHPEVAARHVAVVATGRSDYPNQINNVLAFPGVFRGALDARATRITDGMKVAAADAIAGVVAESLTAEAIVPSPLDPRVAPAVAEAVAEAARRDGVTR from the coding sequence ATGTCACCGTCCACCGTGGACCCCGCTGATCCCGTCTTCCGGCTGCACCGGGGCGGCAAGATGGCCGTCGCCTCGACCGTCCCGCTGACCAGCCGGGAGGACCTCTCCCTCGCGTACACGCCGGGCGTGGCCCGGGTGTGCGAGGCGATCGCCGCCGACGCGCGCCTCGCCGACGAGTACACCTGGACCGGCCACACCGTCGCGGTCGTCACCGACGGCTCGGCCGTACTCGGTCTGGGCAACATCGGCCCGCGCGCCGCGCTGCCGGTGATGGAGGGGAAGGCCGTGCTGTTCAAGCAGTTCGGCGGGGTGGACGCGGTACCGGTCTGCCTGGACACGCAGGACGTGGACGAGATCGTGGCGGTGGTGCGCGCCCTCGCGCCGTCCTTCGGCGGGATCAACCTGGAGGACATCAGCGCCCCGCGCTGCTTCGAGATCGAGCGACGCCTGGACGAGGCGCTGGACATCCCGGTCTTCCACGACGACCAGCACGGCACCGCCATCGTCGTGCTCGCCGCGCTGCGCAACGCCGCCACGCTGCTCAACCGCAAGCTCGGTGACCTGCGGGTGGGAGTCAGCGGCGCGGGCGCCGCCGGCGTGGCCGTGACGAAGATGCTGATCGCCGGCGGGGTCAACCCGGAGCAGGTGGTGGTCTGCGACTCCCGGGGGATCATCGGGCCGCACCGCGAGGGGCTCACCGGCACGAAGGCCGAGCTGGCGGAGCTGACCAACGCCGACGGCCGGCAGGGCGACATCACCGAGGCGCTGCGCGGGGCGGACGTGCTCATCGGTGTCTCCGGCGGGGAGATCCCGGAGGCGGCGGTCGCCGGCATGGCACCGGGCGGGATCGTCTTCGCCCTGGCCAACCCCACCCCGGAGGTGCACCCGGAGGTGGCCGCCCGGCACGTCGCGGTGGTCGCCACCGGCCGCAGCGACTACCCCAACCAGATCAACAACGTGCTCGCCTTCCCCGGCGTGTTCCGGGGCGCGCTCGACGCCCGCGCCACCCGGATCACGGACGGCATGAAGGTCGCCGCCGCGGACGCGATCGCCGGGGTGGTCGCCGAGTCGCTGACGGCGGAGGCGATCGTCCCGTCCCCGCTCGACCCGCGGGTGGCGCCCGCGGTCGCCGAGGCGGTGGCCGAGGCCGCCCGCCGCGACGGCGTGACGCGCTGA
- a CDS encoding zinc-binding dehydrogenase, with amino-acid sequence MPIMRAAFASRFDDANPLAALTVGERPEPEHPADDWVTIRVTASSLNHHDLWSLRGVGLRAEQLPMILGCDAAGVDPDGAEVVVYPVIPTPGDPRGISILSEHFPGTLAERVAVPRSNLLPLPAGLAPADAACLPTAWLTAWRMLTTKGRVDEADAVLVQGAGGGVATAAVALAAAMGKRVYATSRDAAKRERIAALGATAVEPGARLPERVDVVVETVGAATFDHSLKSAAPGARIVVSGATAGHEPKVNLRRVFAMQLEILGTSMGTPDELTDLLAFCAERGVRPVVDSVVPFSKVEDAFARLHSGDVFGKVVVDHTA; translated from the coding sequence GTGCCGATCATGCGTGCCGCCTTCGCCTCCCGCTTCGACGACGCCAACCCGCTCGCCGCGCTCACCGTCGGCGAGCGGCCCGAGCCGGAGCACCCGGCCGACGACTGGGTGACCATCCGGGTCACCGCCAGCTCGCTCAACCACCACGACCTGTGGTCCCTGCGCGGCGTCGGGCTGCGTGCGGAGCAGCTGCCGATGATCCTGGGCTGCGACGCCGCCGGTGTCGACCCGGACGGCGCCGAGGTGGTCGTCTACCCGGTGATCCCCACCCCCGGCGACCCGCGTGGCATCTCGATCCTCTCCGAGCACTTCCCGGGCACCCTGGCCGAGCGGGTGGCCGTACCCCGGTCGAACCTGCTGCCGCTGCCGGCGGGCCTCGCGCCCGCGGACGCGGCCTGCCTGCCCACGGCCTGGCTGACCGCGTGGCGGATGCTCACCACCAAGGGCCGGGTCGACGAGGCCGACGCCGTGCTGGTGCAGGGCGCCGGCGGGGGCGTGGCCACCGCGGCCGTCGCGCTCGCCGCGGCGATGGGCAAGCGGGTGTACGCCACCAGCCGCGACGCCGCCAAGCGGGAGCGCATCGCGGCGCTCGGCGCGACCGCCGTCGAGCCGGGCGCCCGGCTGCCGGAGCGGGTCGACGTGGTGGTCGAGACGGTCGGCGCGGCCACCTTCGACCACTCGCTGAAGTCCGCCGCGCCGGGGGCCCGGATCGTCGTCTCCGGCGCCACGGCCGGGCACGAGCCGAAGGTCAACCTGCGCCGCGTGTTCGCCATGCAGTTGGAGATCCTGGGCACCTCGATGGGCACCCCGGACGAGCTGACCGACCTGCTGGCCTTCTGCGCCGAGCGCGGCGTGCGCCCGGTCGTGGACAGCGTGGTGCCGTTCTCGAAGGTCGAGGACGCGTTCGCCCGCCTGCACTCCGGCGACGTCTTCGGCAAGGTCGTGGTCGACCACACGGCCTGA
- a CDS encoding dienelactone hydrolase family protein — MSRRLTPALLAGALVAAGLAGCSSDRPAAPAAPPTLATPTPPAATGAPALAGSAPERTFAVGVRQLALTRDGSRKLPVTVWYPAAGATGGAPRKSVDAADGKFPVVMFSHGLGGRPADYAPLLTRWAEAGFVVAAPTFPHTARGGDGNVLDVLNQPADVSYALDAVLRLDATAGDPLRGRLATERVAAAGHSAGGVTTIGLFTAGRDERLDAGVVFAGTALGVGTAFAGAAAPQLFVHGEADEVVEYAAGKAVYEKVPWPKALLSLPKGDHGRALLSDGTSLRVVSDTTVEFLRWTLYGDETAKRRIPTDAARGDIATLDNRL, encoded by the coding sequence ATGTCGCGTCGCCTCACCCCTGCTCTGCTCGCCGGCGCCCTGGTCGCGGCCGGCCTGGCCGGGTGCTCCTCGGACCGGCCGGCCGCCCCGGCGGCACCGCCGACCCTGGCCACCCCGACGCCACCCGCGGCCACCGGCGCACCGGCGCTCGCAGGCAGCGCGCCCGAGCGCACCTTCGCCGTCGGCGTACGGCAGCTCGCCCTGACCCGCGACGGGAGCCGGAAGCTGCCGGTGACCGTCTGGTACCCGGCGGCCGGCGCGACCGGTGGCGCCCCACGGAAGTCCGTGGACGCGGCCGACGGGAAGTTCCCGGTGGTCATGTTCAGCCACGGCCTGGGCGGGCGGCCCGCGGACTACGCGCCGCTGCTGACCCGCTGGGCGGAGGCCGGGTTCGTGGTGGCCGCCCCGACGTTCCCGCACACCGCCCGGGGCGGCGACGGCAACGTGCTCGACGTGCTCAACCAGCCCGCCGACGTGTCGTACGCCCTCGACGCCGTCCTCCGCCTGGACGCGACGGCGGGTGACCCGCTGCGCGGCCGGCTCGCCACCGAGCGGGTGGCGGCGGCCGGGCACTCGGCGGGCGGGGTGACCACGATCGGGCTGTTCACCGCCGGCCGGGACGAGCGGCTCGACGCCGGGGTGGTCTTCGCGGGCACCGCCCTGGGTGTGGGCACCGCGTTCGCGGGTGCCGCCGCCCCGCAGCTCTTCGTGCACGGCGAGGCCGACGAGGTGGTCGAGTACGCCGCCGGCAAGGCCGTGTACGAGAAGGTGCCCTGGCCGAAGGCGCTGCTCAGCCTCCCGAAGGGCGACCACGGCCGCGCCCTGCTCAGCGACGGCACCTCGCTGCGGGTGGTCTCCGACACGACGGTGGAGTTCCTGCGCTGGACGCTCTACGGGGACGAGACCGCGAAGCGCCGCATCCCGACCGACGCCGCCCGCGGCGACATCGCAACCCTGGACAACCGCCTCTGA
- a CDS encoding alpha/beta hydrolase, which produces MGVQRLVAALLAALLLAGCAPATSVTGGPPPAHPAPGSPYAVGVRTFTLDPGSARPLPVTLWYPAEGAAVADGRFPVVVYSHGLDSLPRLHAGLVTRWAAAGFVVAAPAYPHTRRGAPRFSRADVRHQPADAWRLIRHLVRLDTRRGDPLAGHLDVARFAAAGHSAGGFTTAGMFTPGHSARLRAGIVIAGGGMAGGRADPAAPLLFVHGTADRVVPLRVGRAAYDRASGPAAFLSLLGQGHGEYLGPGRRGFDQVLAATTEFLRWTLYGDPAARRRLTGAALSPGVTAFEHRLTT; this is translated from the coding sequence GTGGGGGTGCAACGGCTGGTCGCCGCGCTGCTGGCGGCGCTGCTGCTGGCGGGCTGCGCGCCGGCCACCTCCGTCACCGGGGGGCCGCCGCCGGCGCACCCGGCGCCCGGGAGCCCGTACGCCGTCGGCGTGCGTACGTTCACCCTCGACCCGGGTTCGGCGCGGCCCCTGCCGGTGACCCTCTGGTACCCGGCCGAGGGCGCCGCCGTGGCCGACGGGCGGTTCCCCGTCGTCGTCTACAGCCACGGGCTGGACAGCCTGCCGCGCCTGCACGCCGGCCTGGTCACCCGCTGGGCCGCCGCCGGGTTCGTGGTGGCCGCACCGGCGTACCCGCACACCCGGCGCGGCGCTCCCCGGTTCAGCCGAGCGGACGTCCGGCACCAGCCGGCCGACGCATGGCGGCTGATCCGGCATCTCGTCCGCCTGGACACCCGGCGCGGTGACCCCCTCGCCGGGCACCTGGACGTGGCCCGGTTCGCCGCCGCCGGCCACTCCGCCGGCGGCTTCACGACGGCCGGCATGTTCACCCCGGGCCACTCCGCCCGGTTGCGGGCCGGCATCGTGATCGCGGGCGGCGGGATGGCCGGTGGTCGCGCCGATCCGGCCGCGCCGCTGCTCTTCGTGCACGGCACGGCGGACCGCGTCGTCCCGCTGCGGGTCGGTCGTGCCGCGTACGACCGCGCCTCCGGGCCGGCGGCGTTCCTGAGCCTGCTCGGGCAGGGCCACGGCGAGTACCTGGGGCCGGGCCGGCGGGGCTTCGACCAGGTCCTCGCCGCCACGACCGAGTTCCTCCGCTGGACCCTCTACGGCGACCCGGCCGCCCGCCGCCGGCTGACCGGCGCGGCGCTCTCCCCCGGCGTGACGGCGTTCGAGCACCGGCTGACGACCTGA
- a CDS encoding acetate/propionate family kinase, with protein MTERVLVLNCGSSSVKWRLYDGDEIRGKGTVERIGEPGGGPPDHATAVRQILDGLDLAGLVAVGHRVVHGGRRFGEPVLIDDEVLAAIRALVPLAPLHNPANLAGIEVARAALPDLPQVAVFDTAFHTTLPEAAATYAIDRDTATRYGVRRYGFHGTSHAYVSRRTAELLGRPYEEINTITLHLGNGASVTAVAGGRSVATSMGMSPLEGLVMGTRSGDLDPTVIFHLRREGGLGVDEIDDLLNHRSGLLGLAGANDMREVLARRADGDRDAALAFDVYCRRITAYVGAYYALLGRVDAVTFTAGVGEHAAPVRAAALAGLERLGIAVDPGRNAGSGDRVISPDGAEVTVCVIGTDEEREIARAARAVAAGSR; from the coding sequence GTGACCGAGCGGGTGCTGGTGCTCAACTGCGGGTCGTCGTCGGTGAAGTGGCGGCTCTACGACGGCGACGAAATCCGGGGCAAGGGCACGGTCGAGCGGATCGGCGAGCCCGGCGGCGGTCCGCCCGACCACGCGACGGCGGTCCGGCAGATCCTCGACGGTCTCGACCTGGCCGGGCTGGTGGCGGTCGGGCACCGGGTGGTGCACGGCGGGCGGCGCTTCGGCGAGCCGGTCCTGATCGACGACGAGGTGCTCGCCGCCATCCGGGCCCTGGTGCCGCTGGCGCCGCTGCACAACCCCGCCAACCTGGCCGGCATCGAGGTCGCCCGGGCGGCACTGCCGGACCTGCCGCAGGTCGCCGTCTTCGACACCGCCTTCCACACCACGCTCCCCGAGGCCGCCGCCACGTACGCGATCGACCGGGACACGGCCACCCGGTACGGCGTCCGGCGGTACGGCTTCCACGGCACGTCGCACGCGTACGTCTCCCGGCGCACCGCGGAACTGCTCGGCCGCCCGTACGAGGAGATCAACACGATCACCCTGCACCTCGGCAACGGGGCCAGTGTCACCGCGGTGGCCGGTGGGCGGAGCGTGGCCACCTCGATGGGCATGTCCCCGCTCGAAGGCCTGGTGATGGGCACCCGCAGCGGCGACCTGGACCCGACGGTGATCTTCCACCTGCGCCGGGAGGGCGGGCTGGGCGTCGACGAGATCGACGACCTGCTCAACCACCGCAGCGGCCTGCTGGGGCTGGCGGGCGCCAACGACATGCGCGAGGTGCTGGCGCGCCGGGCCGACGGCGACCGGGACGCCGCCCTCGCCTTCGACGTGTACTGCCGGCGGATCACCGCCTACGTCGGGGCGTACTACGCCCTGCTCGGCCGAGTGGACGCGGTCACCTTCACCGCGGGCGTCGGCGAGCACGCCGCCCCGGTGCGCGCGGCGGCGCTGGCCGGCCTGGAGCGGCTGGGCATCGCCGTCGACCCGGGCCGTAACGCCGGCAGCGGCGACCGTGTCATCTCCCCGGACGGCGCGGAGGTGACGGTCTGTGTGATCGGCACCGACGAGGAGCGGGAGATCGCCCGCGCGGCGCGCGCGGTGGCCGCGGGCTCGCGCTGA
- the pta gene encoding phosphate acetyltransferase, which yields MDLVARSVYVTSVGSGGGKSTVALGLAELLSRQVERIGAFRPLVGGATPDPILALLADRYRIELPPADLAGATYAEATAMVADGRREQLISGIVARYREVERRCPAVVVVGSDFADGGAGAGPRELAFNARLATEFGSVVVPVVDGYGQQPAAISASARRAYHDLEDLGATVLAVVANRMAEPMPLPDLPVPTYAIPEVPSVSAPTVAEVAAALGATLLAGDDAALSRDVLDYVVGAAHVPTLLDHLTEGALVIMPGDRDDLLVATSAAHVAGQVSLSGLVLTLGERPDPRAMRLVERLKPGLAVLSVPSDSYDTVAASSRIEGRPSAGNPRKVEAALGAFERCVDTDDLARRLRVSRSERVTPLMFEYDLIDRARARRRHLVLPEGSEERILRAAEILLRRGVADLTLLGRPDDIARRTRELGVDIAGVRVVDPVTSGWRDEFAAGYAKLRAHRGVTLDLAHDIVAQPNYFGTMMVQTGYADGMVSGATHTTAATIRPAFEIIRTMPGVSVASSVFFMLLADRVLVYGDCAVNPDPDAAQLADIAISSADTAARFGIEPRVAMLSYSTGASGAGADVEKVAAATLLVRERRPDLLVEGPIQYDAAIDPAVAATKLPGSEVAGRATVFIFPDLNTGNNTYKAVQRSAGAVAVGPVMQGLRRPVNDLSRGATVPDIVNTVAITAIQAAASSEEEVA from the coding sequence GTGGATCTCGTGGCCCGGAGTGTGTACGTCACCAGCGTGGGGTCCGGCGGGGGCAAGTCGACGGTCGCCCTCGGCCTCGCCGAACTGCTGTCCCGGCAGGTCGAACGGATCGGGGCGTTCCGCCCGCTGGTCGGCGGAGCCACCCCGGATCCCATCCTGGCCCTGCTCGCCGACCGGTACCGGATCGAGCTGCCGCCCGCGGATCTGGCCGGCGCGACGTACGCCGAGGCCACCGCGATGGTCGCCGACGGGCGGCGGGAGCAGTTGATCTCCGGGATCGTGGCGCGCTACCGCGAGGTGGAGCGCCGCTGCCCGGCGGTGGTCGTGGTGGGCAGCGACTTCGCCGACGGCGGCGCCGGCGCCGGCCCCCGCGAGCTGGCCTTCAACGCGCGGCTCGCCACCGAGTTCGGCAGCGTCGTGGTCCCGGTCGTCGACGGGTACGGGCAGCAGCCGGCCGCCATCTCGGCGTCGGCGCGCCGGGCGTACCACGATCTGGAGGACCTCGGCGCGACGGTGCTGGCGGTGGTCGCCAACCGGATGGCGGAGCCGATGCCGCTGCCCGACCTGCCGGTCCCCACGTACGCGATTCCGGAGGTGCCGAGCGTGTCGGCGCCGACGGTCGCCGAGGTGGCGGCGGCGCTCGGCGCCACGCTGCTCGCCGGCGACGACGCCGCCCTCAGCCGCGACGTGCTCGACTACGTGGTCGGCGCGGCCCACGTGCCGACCCTGCTCGACCACCTCACCGAGGGCGCCCTGGTGATCATGCCGGGCGACCGGGACGACCTCCTGGTCGCCACGAGCGCGGCGCACGTGGCCGGGCAGGTCTCGCTGTCCGGGCTGGTCCTCACCCTCGGCGAGCGGCCGGACCCGCGCGCGATGCGGCTGGTGGAGCGGCTGAAGCCGGGGCTCGCGGTGCTCTCGGTGCCCAGCGACAGCTACGACACGGTCGCCGCGTCCAGCCGGATCGAGGGCCGGCCCAGCGCCGGCAACCCGCGCAAGGTGGAGGCCGCGCTCGGCGCCTTCGAGCGCTGCGTGGACACCGACGACCTGGCCCGCCGGCTGCGGGTCAGCCGCTCCGAGCGGGTTACGCCGCTGATGTTCGAGTACGACCTGATCGACCGCGCCCGGGCGCGGCGCCGGCACCTGGTGCTGCCCGAGGGCTCGGAGGAGCGGATCCTGCGGGCGGCCGAGATCCTGCTGCGCCGGGGCGTCGCCGACCTGACCCTGCTCGGCCGGCCCGACGACATCGCCCGGCGCACCCGGGAACTGGGTGTCGACATCGCCGGCGTCCGGGTGGTCGACCCGGTCACCAGCGGGTGGCGCGACGAGTTCGCCGCCGGGTACGCGAAGCTGCGCGCCCACCGGGGGGTCACGCTGGACCTGGCCCACGACATCGTGGCCCAGCCCAACTACTTCGGCACGATGATGGTGCAGACCGGGTACGCCGACGGCATGGTCTCCGGCGCGACCCACACCACCGCCGCCACCATCCGCCCCGCCTTCGAGATCATCCGGACCATGCCGGGGGTGTCCGTCGCGTCCAGCGTCTTCTTCATGCTGCTCGCCGACCGTGTCCTGGTGTACGGCGACTGCGCGGTCAACCCCGACCCGGACGCCGCCCAACTCGCCGACATCGCGATCTCGTCGGCCGACACCGCCGCCCGGTTCGGCATCGAGCCGAGGGTGGCGATGCTGTCGTACTCCACCGGCGCCTCCGGCGCCGGCGCGGACGTGGAGAAGGTCGCGGCGGCCACCCTGCTGGTCCGGGAACGCCGACCGGACCTGCTGGTGGAGGGCCCGATCCAGTACGACGCGGCGATCGACCCGGCGGTGGCGGCGACGAAACTGCCCGGCAGCGAGGTGGCCGGCCGGGCGACGGTCTTCATCTTCCCGGACCTCAACACCGGCAACAACACGTACAAGGCGGTGCAGCGGTCGGCCGGCGCGGTGGCGGTCGGGCCGGTCATGCAGGGCCTGCGCCGGCCGGTGAACGACCTGTCCCGGGGCGCGACCGTTCCCGACATCGTCAACACGGTCGCGATCACCGCGATCCAGGCCGCCGCGTCGTCGGAGGAGGAGGTCGCGTGA
- a CDS encoding DUF6104 family protein produces the protein MYFTDRGIEELVERRGDEQISIEWLAERLRDFVDLNPEFETPIERLATYLARLDDEDDE, from the coding sequence ATGTACTTCACCGACCGTGGGATCGAGGAACTGGTCGAGCGACGCGGCGACGAGCAGATCAGCATCGAGTGGCTGGCCGAGCGCCTGCGCGACTTCGTCGACCTGAACCCCGAGTTCGAGACGCCGATCGAGCGTCTCGCCACGTACCTGGCCCGTCTCGACGACGAGGACGACGAGTGA